The following are encoded together in the Nitrospirota bacterium genome:
- a CDS encoding cyclase family protein, translating to MPINQWIDVTLTLSTDMVVWRGDPPFYIRKKMSMEKDNMNLSEVTMSVHVGTHMDSPLHFIKDGLSIDLVPITTTVGPSRVICIKDRESIKADELKKQDIKEGQRILFKTINSTEHLKRPQFYENYVYLTEEGADYLVSRKITLVGIDYYSIAQFGKSEIVHKTLLSANIWIIESLDLSEASEGNYDLVCLPLKIANSDGSPVRAILRKLD from the coding sequence GTGCCGATAAACCAATGGATTGATGTAACATTAACCCTTAGTACTGATATGGTGGTGTGGAGGGGGGATCCGCCTTTTTACATTAGAAAAAAAATGAGTATGGAAAAAGACAATATGAATCTTTCAGAAGTTACCATGAGCGTCCATGTTGGCACTCATATGGACAGCCCGCTGCATTTCATCAAAGACGGCCTGTCAATAGACCTGGTGCCGATAACAACCACAGTAGGCCCCTCAAGAGTAATCTGCATAAAGGACAGAGAATCTATAAAGGCAGATGAGCTTAAAAAACAAGATATAAAAGAGGGACAAAGGATCCTGTTTAAAACGATTAACTCGACAGAACATTTAAAGAGACCGCAATTTTATGAAAACTATGTTTATCTGACAGAAGAAGGAGCCGATTATCTCGTTTCACGCAAAATCACTTTAGTCGGAATTGATTATTATTCAATCGCACAGTTTGGTAAATCCGAGATTGTACACAAGACGCTGCTTAGCGCAAATATATGGATAATCGAAAGCCTTGATTTATCAGAAGCCTCAGAGGGCAACTACGACCTCGTATGCCTTCCGCTAAAAATAGCTAACAGCGACGGCTCCCCAGTAAGAGCAATTTTGAGAAAATTAGATTGA
- a CDS encoding bifunctional 5,10-methylenetetrahydrofolate dehydrogenase/5,10-methenyltetrahydrofolate cyclohydrolase, with protein sequence MIQKMVKLMDGTKLAVEIRENVRRDVQNLAKTGIEVGLALLLAGDNSASCSYFNATVKISKSVGINVFEYKLPTNVSLNEILNIVSSINADERINGLLVLFPLPKRINPRRVVNAIVPDKDVDGLGSVSVGRLSAEESMFQLFGKEFSGSQHIVQKTADFSICTSQSFLPCTPFGVIRLLEYYGVDLVGKNAVVIGKSLAVGKPLSMMLLAKEATVSVCHKSTANLKDYLINADIVCSATGMPGLITGDMIKEGAIVVDIGINVQQNGKIIGDIDFNSVAKKASLITPVPGGVGPVTIATLLENTVRSAKSNALINNPLILH encoded by the coding sequence ATGATACAAAAGATGGTTAAATTAATGGACGGCACAAAGCTTGCAGTAGAAATCAGGGAAAACGTACGCCGTGACGTCCAAAATCTTGCTAAAACAGGCATAGAGGTAGGACTAGCACTTTTACTTGCAGGAGATAATAGCGCCTCCTGTTCTTATTTCAATGCTACAGTGAAGATATCTAAAAGTGTGGGCATAAATGTTTTTGAGTATAAGCTGCCAACCAATGTATCTCTGAATGAAATCTTAAACATTGTTAGTAGTATAAATGCAGATGAGCGTATAAACGGGCTTCTTGTGTTATTTCCACTTCCTAAAAGAATAAACCCCAGAAGGGTGGTCAACGCAATAGTGCCAGATAAGGATGTGGACGGTTTAGGTTCAGTTTCTGTAGGGCGTTTAAGTGCTGAGGAGTCCATGTTTCAGCTTTTTGGCAAGGAATTCTCTGGCAGCCAGCATATAGTACAAAAGACTGCCGATTTTAGCATATGTACGTCTCAGAGTTTTTTGCCTTGCACACCTTTTGGAGTAATCAGGCTGCTGGAGTACTACGGAGTTGACCTTGTCGGTAAAAACGCTGTAGTAATAGGGAAGAGTTTAGCAGTGGGAAAGCCACTTTCTATGATGCTTTTAGCAAAAGAAGCAACCGTATCGGTGTGCCATAAAAGTACGGCAAATTTAAAAGATTACTTAATAAACGCTGACATTGTGTGCTCTGCTACCGGAATGCCAGGCCTAATTACGGGTGATATGATAAAAGAGGGCGCAATTGTAGTGGACATCGGGATAAATGTACAGCAGAATGGAAAAATAATTGGAGACATAGATTTTAACTCTGTTGCAAAAAAAGCCTCTTTGATAACGCCTGTTCCTGGTGGTGTGGGCCCGGTAACCATCGCCACACTTCTTGAAAACACGGTTAGGTCTGCCAAAAGTAACGCACTTATTAACAATCCACTTATACTACATTAA
- a CDS encoding formylglycine-generating enzyme family protein, which translates to MEFVLVKGGCYKMGDTSGDKYEDETPVHEVCVDDFYIGKYEVTQGQWTKIMECNPSYFKSGDNYPIETVSWTDVKEFINKLNERTGKKYRLPTEAKWEYAARSGGKKEKWAGTNDDTKLCNYAWYNGNSNGETHPVGQKLPNALGLFDMSGNVWEWLEDVYDEDAYTKHSLDNPIYTGGSSNRVIRGGSWNRNPQYARCYSRRFNSTDYRSYNIGFRLEYVWQTEIK; encoded by the coding sequence ATGGAGTTTGTGCTTGTAAAAGGTGGGTGTTATAAGATGGGAGATACATCCGGCGATAAATATGAGGATGAAACACCAGTACACGAGGTTTGTGTTGATGATTTTTATATAGGGAAATATGAAGTAACTCAAGGGCAATGGACTAAAATAATGGAGTGCAATCCATCATACTTTAAAAGTGGAGATAACTATCCTATAGAGACTGTGAGTTGGACTGATGTAAAGGAATTTATTAATAAACTAAACGAAAGAACAGGTAAGAAATATCGTTTACCAACCGAGGCTAAGTGGGAGTATGCAGCCAGGAGTGGCGGCAAAAAAGAGAAATGGGCAGGGACTAATGATGATACTAAGTTATGTAATTATGCCTGGTATAATGGAAATTCAAACGGTGAAACACATCCTGTAGGGCAGAAATTGCCTAATGCGTTAGGGCTTTTTGATATGAGTGGCAATGTATGGGAGTGGTTGGAGGATGTATATGATGAAGATGCGTACACCAAACATTCTCTTGATAACCCTATATATACGGGAGGTAGCAGTAACCGTGTGATACGAGGCGGTAGTTGGAACCGCAACCCGCAATACGCACGTTGTTACAGCCGTCGTTTCAACAGCACCGACTACAGGAGCTATAACATAGGGTTCCGACTTGAGTATGTATGGCAAACTGAAATTAAGTAA